Genomic window (Granulicella arctica):
CTTGGCAGCCATAATCTGTCGCAGGTACGTGCAGCCTATGCTGACCGGCTAGCGACATGGGATGCGTGGCAGTCAGTGGCAGACTCTGCTCAAAGCATCTCGAAGGAATAAAGTGGAATGAGCAAACCGACCAGGTGCCGCAACTTGGTAGGATTCATCCTGATAAACGCACTTCTCGTCAGCCACGGAAACTGACGAGAAGTTGACTTTTCGAGGGTTGACTCATGGCGTCTGAATTTGGAGGTTGTTCTAGTCGGGAGATGGCTGATTGAAATGATCGCAAGACTGACGATCTTGTCATCCATGACACTGAAGTAGCTTGTCAGAATCAGCTCTGCAGGGAGGCTGGTCCTGTCATATGTGCTGTCGTAGGTACCAATGAGAATCGTGTCACCGTAGTGATCAAGTACCCCTCGTACGTCAATGGTTAGTTGGTCGCCGATCACCTCCTCTGCACCCAACCTTGGATAGCGTCAATGTCGGCGATGTGCCGACAGTTGTCACTGGTATACGCGTCCTTGGAGAAAGTGGCCATGATCTCATCGTTGTCATGCGCGTTCATGGCCTTAACGTCTGCGGCGAGGCCGCCTTCATCTCGATTGACATATTAGGTTCCTCCTTCCGAGGTATGACCACCATCGGAGCTGGCGCAAAGGGAGAGTCAAGACACAATCGAGCATTTGACACTCCACTAGGGGGAGACTCGAGGCTCTAGGTATTTTAGAATCACTCGCAAGTGAGAGATGATGAAGAACCTGATGAAGGTGGGCCATCCAACCTGACAGGCCAGATACACCTTTTGACCAAGACGGTTTGCCTTGGACCTCGCGACTTCGCTGGGATTACTCCTATTTCGGGTCGCCGCGATCTTATTTCTCCTCGCCCTGCTGCTCCGAATTTACTTGAGCCTTTGGCTCGTCTCTAAGGGGCGGTCGGCAATATCGCTCACTATGTACCTGATATTGGCCGCGATCTGTGTGCCGCTTTTCTTCTCAGAGTTCACTGCGCATGGCACGCTCTCCAGAGTCGGTGACGGGCTGAGCGCCTTGATCGTCGTTTTGTGGCTCGTGGCTGCGTTTACGCTTAGACGGGCTTGATGCTCTACTACTCCGAGCGCGAAGGAATCCGTTCCCACTCAAGCCTGCTCTAATCGCGGTCTTTGCACCTTGGTTCGTTGGTGCACAACTAAGAGCGGATTTTCCGTTGGACGACTCGGGCAAGCTTGCGCTGGGGTAATGATACTGATGGTCTGAGCAGCGAATTGAACACTTCCTCGAACATCGGGTTTTCGGCAACTACGGTTCTATTTTTCCGCAAACCCGTTTCCAGGAACTACGGTTTAACATGGTGTCTCACGGTGGAGAGGATAGTGTGAGCGTGATGCAGTGCAACATACGGACCCTAATCTACTCGCGGGTTCATGGCCTCATCTACTATCATCGTCGACACCCTACCCCGCGTCGCCTCAAGCTTCAGGCCTAGTTGTTCTTGAATCGCAGTAAACAGCGGCGGATTCTGTGCGTCGTCCGGAGCCTTCGGCACCTCGCCTCCATACTGCGTTTGATCCTGCGCGAACTTCAAATTGAAATCGTACTTCACGGTGAGACCCGTCCGGTTCACCGTAGGCCTGTCCAATGTCGCCCGCTGCAGCATCGCAACAAAGTCGTCCATCGTGACGCTATGCGCCGGAACCTCGATCCGGTCCGGATACACCACTCCAATAATCTTTGGTGGGTCGTCCGGAATCGCTGCGACCTTCAACTTTGCGCCGCCCTTTGCCACGCTCAGCGCATAAATTGCCATCTCCTGGTCTTGACGATGAAACTTCAGTCCGAACCTCTCCAACAGCAGCGCCCGCAGCATCTGCGTTTGTTCCAGCCGCGTCGGCGCAACCTCTCCCGGCGTTATCGCTTCGATGGTAAAGTGTCGTGAGTCCATCCACTGTGGTCCGCCCGAAATTGTTCGCGGATTCATGTCATATCCCAGGGCTATCAGGGCTTTCAGCGTAAAGTTTGTCGCTACCCATCGGTGCGTCCCATCCATCCGGAAAAATCGTCCGGACTTCGCATCCGGATCTACGGGCTTCACCGTCGCCACTTCAAACGCGTCGAACACTTGTGTATTGCTCGGCTCCTGCCCAGCCGCGGCCAGAGAGCATCCAATCACAACCATCGCGAAGAACCGCCTCATAACCCACCTTAGCGCCATTATCCCACCGATCCATGTCGAATCGCATCGCATCCGGAGGTAACGGATCGCTGACGGGCCCGCAGTATTCGGCTCTTTTTGGACGCTGACCGAACCAACTTCCTGCAAAGTCGGTTTATCGGAAAATTGGGTAGTTATTGTCGAAATCACCGTTTTCAGGGAACTGCCGTATCGGAACTAGCTTTGGCATTCAGAAGGTCTGGCAGAGGGCCGATGTATCCATCGTATTCATTGGCGGCTTCTAGAGTGTCGTTCACGCCTATCGGGTCCCATTCGGACGTGAGAATCCGCCGAGTTGCCTCCCGCTCCTCTCGCGACTGCTCTGTGTCGCCCATACTGATCATTCTCGCAAAGCGACGTTCCCGCAAAGTCGTTGGCGGCACCATCTGTGCGATAGAACCGCATCATTCCCCTTGGATCGCTCATTCCGCCAAGGATCAGGCAATCTGCGCCGAGCGCGTCACCAAGATCTGTGAGTTCTCCACTCGCATGCTCCATACAGGCGAAACGCTTGTAGAAGAGGGGTGCAATCTCAAACCGCCTGGATCGGCATATCGCTGATTGCAAAGGCGGCAGTCGGTGGAAGGGCTAAACAGCGAGTGCGGAAAGAATGTGCCAGATCAAGCTCGTCGCTTCTTCTCGAAGGGAAGCACAACCCCTTCAATTCCGCTCCAGTTTCTACGTCCCGCAAAATCAGCTATCCGGCAATGCAAGGCGCGTGCCAGTCATTCGGAACGCCTCGGCCATCGATGACCCTTCGGCAAACAGGTTTCAGGCAGGACGTTGTCACTGTTCTTTCATCCACACTAGGAACATAGGCTTTGAGCTTCCGTCGTCAAAGCGATTCAACTCCGTCAACCGTGGCACAAACGCGTGAATAAGTCCATTCATCGCCACAAAGAGGTTATTCATCCTCAACGGAAACATTTCTCCTTAGGTTGACGTCTAGCATGAACAAGACAAGAAACGTACAAGCCTAGGGCGCGAGCGAGGTTTGCTGGCTGTTGCTAAGGATAACGAAGCCACATTAATCATGTCGCAGCGAAGAAACAATCGTTTGCGGCAGTGTCACCTATTTTCTAAGAGGAGCCATCATGCGCAGAAGTCTTCGAGGAATTATGCTTTTTGCCGCACTGTTTGTCGTACCTGCGATTATTTACGCGCAAACCACGGCAAGCGTGAACGGTACCATCTCCGACCCATCGGATGCAGTCATTCCTGGCGCCATAATCCTTCTGGCGAACGCCTCCACCGGTGTCCATTACGAGGTCAAGTCGGATGCGGCGGGTTCCTATCGCTTCGCGAATGTTCCTCCGGGCCCGGGCTATTCAATGCAGTTCAGCGCTCAGGGCTTCTCTCCGCTTAAAGTCAATGACATCTATGTAAACGTTGCAAATTCGCGTTTGCAAAATGCGAAGCTGAGCCCAGGAACCGCAACGGTTGAAGTGCAGGTCGTCGATACGTCAGACGTGACGCTCAACACGACCGACGGCAGCGTCGGCAACAACTTCCAGATATCGAAGTTGCAGGACCTTCCCGTGTATGACCGCAGTTCGCCGGGCGTGCTGTTTACCTTGCAGCCCGGCATCACATCGAGCGGCGCAACCACCGGCGCACGTACCGACCAGAACAATGTGACGGTCGATGGCCTGGACGTAAACGACGCCTATAACGGCGGTTTTGCCATCATCACCAGCGGTGCCCCGGTCGACTCGATCCAGGAGTTCCGAGGCACCACCGCCGGGTTCACTGCGGCCAACGGCCCTGGAAGCGGCGGACAGTTCCAGCTCGTAACCCGCAGCGGCACAAACCAGTGGCACGGCAACATCAACGAGTATCACCGCGACAACTCCACCACGGCGAACAACTGGTTTAATGCCAATGCCGGCGTTCCGCAGCCGGAGCTGGTCCAGAACCAGTTCGGCGGTTCCGTCGGCGGCCCAATTCTGCACGACAAGCTTTTCTTCTTCTTCAACTTTCTGGGCTCGCGTATCGCCCAGCAGTCAGCGCAAGAGCGTACTGTTCCTCTGCCCTCGTTCGCTGCGGGCACTATCTCTTACATGAACAACAACCCGGGCTGCACCGACGCTACTCGGCAGAACACTACCCCCAACTGCGTCTCCTCACTCTCGCCCGCACAGGTACGGCAGATGGACCCGGCTGGCGTGGGAGAAAGTCCGCAGATCCTGGCCCTGTTCAAGAACCGCTACCCGGCACCAAACGATCTCACCTCGGGTGACGGGCTAAACAGTGCTGGCTTCCGCTTCAATTCGCCTGTGCCAGACAATCACACCGTCTATACCGGACGTGTCGACTATGGCTTGACCTCGAAGATCAAGATCTTCGGCATCGGCAACGTCTCACGTGAAAACCAGGTAACCGGCGCACAGCAGTTTCCCGGCGATGCGCCATCACAACAGTTCGTCGACCGCAGCTATCGGTATGCAGCCGGCATGAACTGGGAGATCAGCCAGTCGAAGTTCAACCAACTTACCTACGGAAGCGTCGTCGCGGACTATAACTACGCTCAACCCTCCAATCCCGAAGGACTCTACCAGATCGGCTTTGGTAATGGATTCACGCCCACGCTCGTTGACAATCCTTACTCCAGCCCCTCGGGCTCATCGAATCGCCATGTGGTCACCTCACAAGTGAATGACAACTTCACCTGGAACCTGGGAAACCACCAGATGCAACTGGGCGGCTACTTCAAGTGGATTCACTTCATGGTGGACACGACGAGTGGGTATGACGGGTACAGCATTGGTCTCGGCGGCCACATCTTCAGCACGCCTGGTCTCGAGCCTGCGAACATCCTGCCGTCGGATAGCACGGCATCGGAGTACTACGACAATGCCTTTGTCTCTTCGCTAGGGCGTGTTGCGAGCACCAGCGGCACCTTCAACTATGACGCTGGCGGCAACGTGCTGGCGCAGCCTTCTTCCTCAGCTCGCAAATGGCTCGACTTCCAGACGCAGCCTTACATCAGCGATAGCTGGAAGATCAAGCCGAATCTCACGATCAATGCTGGGTTGAACTACCAGTTCTTTACCGTTCCTTACGAGACGCAGGGGCTTGAAACTATTCAGACAACCGGTTTCGACGAGTACTTCGCAGCACGCGAGGCGCAGAGTGCTGCCGGCGCGAGTGGAAATTCTGCCGTGCCGTTTGTAACGTACGTGCTTGGGGGCAAGAAGAACAACGGTCCTGGCTTCTACAAGTCGAACCTCCATGACTTCGCTCCCCACGTCGGCTTTGCCTATAGCCCAAGCTTCGATTCATCCACTGTCTTCAACGGCAGCGCGAGCATGGTGTATGACCGCACCGTTATCAACGCGATTCTCAATCAGCAGATTCAGTTCTCCTACCTGTTTCAGCAGAATGTCACGAATCAGAATGGCAATAACTCGGATGCTACCGGTTCCGTCGGAACCGATCCGCGCATTGCCAGTGCACCGACCGTAACGGCTCCGGCTACACCCAAGACTCCCTTTCAACCCTGGGTCACCGCCGGTGTTCCCGTGGGTCTGCAGGGAGGTCAATTCAACACGACGGTCGATCCAAACCTCAAGACGCCGTATTCCATCCTGCTCAGCTTTGGGATGCAGCACCAATTCCAAGGGTCTATGGTGCTCAAGGTCAACTATGTTGGTCGCCTCGGCCGCAGGCTGTTGGCGCAGGCCGACGCAGCCCAGCTTATCGACTTTACGGATGCTGCATCGCAACAGACGATGAACCAGGCAATGCAGAACATCGAGCGTGAAGTTCGCGCCGGAAGGGACCCGGCAAACCTGCCTGCGGAACCATGGTTCGAGCATCAGCTGCCTTCTGGTTATAACGGTAAGCTGCCAAATAAGACCTCGGCTGCCGCTTCCTCTAACCCTAACCTGGTCGAGATTGGCGACTTTGCCGATTTCATCCAGGCGCTCTCTCCCAACCTCCAACCTAACGTGGGAATGTCCGCCCAGTTCGGCGAAAATACCATTTTCACCAACAAGGGCTTCTCGAGCTATAACGGCCTGCTCGTCACGCTGCAAAAGAACCTCAGCCATGGCATACAGTTCGACGTGAACTACACCTGGTCGCATTCTATCGACAATACCTCGGAGGTTGCGGCCGACGGTGCGGCCAGCGGATACGGGTTTGTCTGCGATGCCGTGCATCCGCGCGAGTGCCGTGGCAACTCTGACTTCGACACCAAACACTACCTCACCAGCGACTTCACTTACTCACTGCCCCTTGGTCGCGGAAAAGCCTTCTTCGGTACTCTGCCGCGGGTAGCCGACGAGCTGATCGGTGGCTGGAGCGTGAGCGGTATTCCATCGTGGCACAGTGGTCAGGCGTGGTCGCCGCTCTCGAATGCCTTCGTCGCCGGGTTCTCAAACGATGCGCCGGCAATCTTCAATGGCGATACACATGCCGTCAGGCGTGGCATCCATAAGGAACCCAACGGTTCGGTAAGCGTCTTCGCTGATCCTGCTGCAGCAGTTGCAGCGTTCTCCGGGCCGGTGGGTCTTACTATCGGAAGTCGCAACATTCTCCGTGGACCCCAGTACTTCAACATGGATGCGGGACTGGCGAAGACGTTCGCGCTGATCCCGGACAGGAACGTTAATTTCAAGTTCCGGGCAGACGCATTCAACGTCCTCAACCATCCCAACTTTGACGATCTCGATTATGGAAGCTATGGCGGGAATGACAACATTACTGCTACAACCAACTTCGGCCAACTGACGGCCACGAATGGAAATCCTCGCGTGCTGCAACTCTCAGGCCGTATCGAGTTCTAGGCTTCTTCCTGATCAACCAATCAAAGGCTGCGAGGAACCTCGCGGCCTTTTTTCTCGCAACGATTGCGAATGGGAGAGCATGGAGGCACAAAATGCCCAAGCCAGGAACTATTGTGAGAGGTCGACGCTATTCCTCGTGACGTTATCCTCCTTGCACTGAGTTCAGAGGGTTTAGGAGCGTTCAGATTGGCGAGCGAAATCGCAGCCAATCCTCCGAAGAATGGAACGAATTGATTCCCAGGAGGCGCCTTCTAGCAACGAAAACCGACCTTCGCCATGGAAACTTCACGCTATGGCAGCGAAATCCTTTTCAGGGCGACCCTCTCACAACACTATCTCGTTATATCTGCCCTGAATGCGGAACGCCCATCATTCCCCGGTACAGCCGGTCAGAGTGGACGCCGCAGCTTCATGGAGGCTG
Coding sequences:
- a CDS encoding TIGR03435 family protein, whose protein sequence is MRRFFAMVVIGCSLAAAGQEPSNTQVFDAFEVATVKPVDPDAKSGRFFRMDGTHRWVATNFTLKALIALGYDMNPRTISGGPQWMDSRHFTIEAITPGEVAPTRLEQTQMLRALLLERFGLKFHRQDQEMAIYALSVAKGGAKLKVAAIPDDPPKIIGVVYPDRIEVPAHSVTMDDFVAMLQRATLDRPTVNRTGLTVKYDFNLKFAQDQTQYGGEVPKAPDDAQNPPLFTAIQEQLGLKLEATRGRVSTMIVDEAMNPRVD
- a CDS encoding carboxypeptidase-like regulatory domain-containing protein, which translates into the protein MRRSLRGIMLFAALFVVPAIIYAQTTASVNGTISDPSDAVIPGAIILLANASTGVHYEVKSDAAGSYRFANVPPGPGYSMQFSAQGFSPLKVNDIYVNVANSRLQNAKLSPGTATVEVQVVDTSDVTLNTTDGSVGNNFQISKLQDLPVYDRSSPGVLFTLQPGITSSGATTGARTDQNNVTVDGLDVNDAYNGGFAIITSGAPVDSIQEFRGTTAGFTAANGPGSGGQFQLVTRSGTNQWHGNINEYHRDNSTTANNWFNANAGVPQPELVQNQFGGSVGGPILHDKLFFFFNFLGSRIAQQSAQERTVPLPSFAAGTISYMNNNPGCTDATRQNTTPNCVSSLSPAQVRQMDPAGVGESPQILALFKNRYPAPNDLTSGDGLNSAGFRFNSPVPDNHTVYTGRVDYGLTSKIKIFGIGNVSRENQVTGAQQFPGDAPSQQFVDRSYRYAAGMNWEISQSKFNQLTYGSVVADYNYAQPSNPEGLYQIGFGNGFTPTLVDNPYSSPSGSSNRHVVTSQVNDNFTWNLGNHQMQLGGYFKWIHFMVDTTSGYDGYSIGLGGHIFSTPGLEPANILPSDSTASEYYDNAFVSSLGRVASTSGTFNYDAGGNVLAQPSSSARKWLDFQTQPYISDSWKIKPNLTINAGLNYQFFTVPYETQGLETIQTTGFDEYFAAREAQSAAGASGNSAVPFVTYVLGGKKNNGPGFYKSNLHDFAPHVGFAYSPSFDSSTVFNGSASMVYDRTVINAILNQQIQFSYLFQQNVTNQNGNNSDATGSVGTDPRIASAPTVTAPATPKTPFQPWVTAGVPVGLQGGQFNTTVDPNLKTPYSILLSFGMQHQFQGSMVLKVNYVGRLGRRLLAQADAAQLIDFTDAASQQTMNQAMQNIEREVRAGRDPANLPAEPWFEHQLPSGYNGKLPNKTSAAASSNPNLVEIGDFADFIQALSPNLQPNVGMSAQFGENTIFTNKGFSSYNGLLVTLQKNLSHGIQFDVNYTWSHSIDNTSEVAADGAASGYGFVCDAVHPRECRGNSDFDTKHYLTSDFTYSLPLGRGKAFFGTLPRVADELIGGWSVSGIPSWHSGQAWSPLSNAFVAGFSNDAPAIFNGDTHAVRRGIHKEPNGSVSVFADPAAAVAAFSGPVGLTIGSRNILRGPQYFNMDAGLAKTFALIPDRNVNFKFRADAFNVLNHPNFDDLDYGSYGGNDNITATTNFGQLTATNGNPRVLQLSGRIEF